From one Perca flavescens isolate YP-PL-M2 chromosome 4, PFLA_1.0, whole genome shotgun sequence genomic stretch:
- the LOC114553485 gene encoding uncharacterized protein LOC114553485: MPNIRQMRKRERKTKKWTQEAMDQAKQEVEAGRLSLRQAAMRFGVPKSSLSDRVSGRVASDFSICRRSLLTHADEDSLVEYCLYSALHGFPLTKPQVLAHAWPSTTSATRMRRGPRLRGPIEDYFRLLTTTLEEHVLREKPRQIYNCDETGFQLETNRRQVIVPRGTKHAYRQAQGTREHITVLACLNAAGEDIPPFIIYKGGYPGGPYNKVGVPNALYGKSQAGYIDSELFRKWFVGHFLKFATQERPLLLLMDGHMSHLDPELVRTADFSGVTGDLSAVNHSFMVSKKEFSRVLRDSYQRVKDRGLVVAGFRKSGLYPLDPMAIDWSRVMPSGRGTSSPLPPTPSASSWAGPDVTHPITPSPPPQSPPTHPITPPPPPQSPPTHPITPPPPPQSPPTHPIIPPPQSQPAPILHPQNPPANPYLTHPLVTSGRITVDLAHLLAEINYNKSTGKVRRNITKARILTAQEMSDTIEEVEDRAARQEAQALARRDREQQRARDTSPAATSSTLPSGSRPSRRRTWPLGAAPATSSGISIAGPSAPSAPSCASHGSQLPATSGRPSRTSLPAEGHHHPPSPEPSTSGAGLGRRGSTSSSPSHSKRTSSSSSLSVGPTTSTGHTAAKRRLEPTVWRCGRCREPEPPEAPEGLVSWVQCDNCHKWFHTTCVSWEEDELNNNEFWCFWCSDV, encoded by the exons ATGCCCAACATCAGGCagatgaggaagagggagaggaagaccaAAAAATGGACCCAAGAGGCAATGGACCAGGCCAAGCAGGAGGTGGAAGCAGGCAGGCTCTCTCTACGGCAGGCAGCCATGAGGTTTGGGGTCCCTAAGTCCAGCCTGAGTGACCGAGTCAGCGGAAGAGTGGCCTCCGATTTTTCCATCTGTCGGAGGTCACTCCTCACCCATGCAGACGAAGACTCCCTGGTGGAGTACTGTCTGTACTCTGCTCTGCATGGGTTTCCGCTGACAAAGCCTCAGGTCCTGGCCCACGCCTGGCCATCTACAACCTCCGCCACCAGGATGCGCAGAGGACCGCGCTTG AGGGGGCCCATAGAAGACTATTTCCGGCTCCTCACCACCACCCTGGAGGAGCATGTGCTGAGGGAGAAACCCCGTCAGATTTATAACTGTGACGAGACGGGGTTTCAGCTGGAAACCAACAGACGGCAAGTCATCGTGCCCCGGGGGACCAAGCATGCATACAGGCAGGCCCAGGGAACAAGGGAGCACATCACTGTCCTGGCCTGCCTGAACGCGGCTGGGGAGGATATCCCCCCATTTATCATCTACAAGGGGGGATATCCAGGGGGCCCCTACAATAAAGTAGGAGTTCCCAATGCCCTCTACGGGAAGTCGCAGGCAGGGTACATAGACAGTGAGCTGTTCAGGAAGTGGTTTGTCGGGCACTTCCTGAAGTTTGCCACCCAGGAGCGCCCGCTGCTGCTGTTAATGGACGGCCACATGTCCCACCTGGATCCAGAGCTTGTCCGGACG GCAGATTTCTCTGGTGTTACAGGAGATCTGTCGGCAGTGAACCACTCCTTCATGGTTTCCAAGAAGGAGTTTTCAAGGGTCTTAAGGGACTCATACCAGAGGGTGAAGGATCGGGGGCTTGTGGTGGCTGGGTTTAGGAAGAGTGGCCTTTACCCTCTGGACCCGATGGCCATTGACTGGTCACGGGTCATGCCGTCCGGGCGTGGGACCTCCTCACCACTTCCACCAACCCCATCGGCATCTTCCTGGGCTGGGCCTGATGTTACCCACCCCATAACACCCTCACCCCCACCACAGAGTCCACCTACCCACCCCataacacccccacccccaccacagAGTCCACCTACCCACCCCataacacccccacccccaccacagAGTCCACCTACCCACCCCATAATACCCCCACCCCAAAGTCAACCAGCCCCTATCCTTCATCCCCAGAATCCACCAGCCAATCCCTACCTCACCCATCCCCTGGTAACATCAGGCCGGATAACAGTAGATCTGGCCCACCTCCTGGCCGAAATAAACTACAACAAAAGCACTGGCAAGGTCAGGAGGAATATCACCAAGGCCAGGATACTGACAGCCCAGGAGATGTCCGACACCATCGAGGAGGTGGAGGACCGTGCTGCAAGGCAGGAGGCCCAAGCTCTGGCCAGAAGAGACCGAGAGCAGCAGCGGGCCAGAGACACCAGCCCGGCAGCCACTTCCTCTACCCTGCCTAGCGGCTCCCGCCCCAGCCGCAGAAGAACTTGGCCCCTCGGGGCTGCACCAGCAACCAGCTCCGGCATTTCCATCGCCGGTCCCTCAGCACCCTCTGCCCCCTCTTGTGCCTCCCACGGTTCCCAGCTGCCTGCCACCAGCGGCAGACCATCCCGGACGAGCCTGCCTGCAGAGGGACACCACCACCCTCCATCTCCTG aGCCTTCCACATCGGGTGCAGGATTGGGCCGCCGAGGGTCcacttcttcctctccctcccact caaaaagaaccagctcctcctcctccctgtctgTTGGGCCCACGACATCCACCG GTCACACCGCTGCAAAGAGGAGACTGGAGCCGACAGTCTGGCGGTGTGGCCGGTGCAGGGAACCCGAACCTCCAGAGGCTCCAGAGGGATTGGTGTCGTGGGTCCAGTGTGACAACTGCCACAAGTGGTTTCACACCACTTGTGTCAGCTGGGAGGAGGATGAGCTGAACAATAAtgaattttggtgtttttggtgctcagatgtttaa
- the LOC114553488 gene encoding odorant receptor 131-2, which produces MNVSSANVTVVIEYRDSFTKAVTKNVIVVVLCISINYINAGLIQTFRNHQIFYMNPRYILFIHLVVNDMLQVTLTVMLFIISYTLYKINVSVCGTFILLALFTTENTPLNLACMAVECYIAICVPLRHVQICTVKRTLMLIGFIWATSMFSVLPDLFITLATEPWDFFHSQVFCLRETVFRNPHIIRKRDITYIVYLVIVWFVIFFTYFNILFTAKTASKYAKKAKNTILLHGFQVLLCMATYADPLLRSALLQWFPKNYADSLFACYIIIQILPRSISPIIYGVRDKTFRKYLKRYLLCKMSHQ; this is translated from the exons ATGAACGTGTCATCTGCCAATGTGACTGTGGTTATAGAGTATCGAGACTCCTTTACCAAAGCTGTGACCAAGAATGTGATTGTTGTGGTTCTTTGCATCTCCATCAATTACATCAATGCAGGCCTCATCCAAACTTTTCGTAACCACCAG ATCTTCTACATGAATCCACGCTACATCCTTTTTATTCACCTGGTGGTCAACGACATGCTCCAAGTGACGCTGACTGTCATGCTGTTCATCATCAGCTACACcctctacaaaataaatgtctccgtttgtggCACTTTCATCCTGCTTGCTCTTTTCACCACTGAAAACACCCCTCTGAACCTGGCTTGCATGGCGGTGGAGTGCTACATCGCCATCTGCGTCCCCCTTCGCCATGTGCAGATCTGTACCGTCAAGAGAACTTTAATGCTGATTGGTTTTATCTGGGCGACAAGCATGTTTTCTGTTCTTCCTGATCTGTTCATCACTTTGGCCACAGAGCCATGGGACTTCTTTCATTCCCAAGTTTTCTGCCTCAGGGAAACTGTCTTTCGTAATCCCCACATTATCAGGAAGAGGGACATTACCTATATAGTGTATCTGGTTATAGTTTGGTTTGTTATCTTTTTCACTTACTTCAACATTCTGTTCACTGCTAAAACAGCTAGCAAATATGCTAAAAAGGCCAAAAACACAATCCTCCTCCATGGGTTTCAGGTGCTGCTGTGTATGGCAACATATGCAGATCCCTTGTTAAGATCTGCTTTGCTGCAATGGTTCCCTAAGAACTATGCAGACTCCTTGTTTgcttgttatattattatacagaTCCTGCCACGATCCATTAGTCCAATCATCTATGGCGTACGCGACAAGACTTTCAGGAAGTACCTGAAAAGGTATCTGTTGTGTAAAATGAGCCACCAGTAA
- the LOC114553489 gene encoding odorant receptor 131-2 — MNASSANVTVVLQYRDSFTKAVIKNVIVVVLGISINYINASLIHTFCKHQIFHMNPRYVLFIHLVINDMIEVTVTVILFVISYTIYQINVSICCVFILFALSTTENTPLNLACMAVECYIAICVPLRHMQICTVKRTLMLIGLIWATTMFSALADLFITLATEPRDYFYSRLFCLPKTVFPNPVIIKKRDITYSVYLVLVWITIFYTYFRILLTAKTASKDAKKARNTILLHGFQVLLCMTQYADSPLKEALLQWFPKNYTDSLFSYYIIIQILPRSISPVIYGIRDKTFRKYLRRNLVCKISTY, encoded by the exons ATGAACGCGTCATCTGCAAATGTGACGGTGGTTTTACAGTATCGAGACTCCTTCACTAAAGCTGTGATCAAGAATGTGATTGTTGTGGTTCTCGGGATCTCCATCAACTACATCAATGCAAGCCTCATTCACACCTTCTGCAAACACCAG ATCTTCCACATGAATCCTCGATATGTACTTTTCATTCACCTGGTTATCAACGACATGATCGAAGTGACAGTGACTGTGATCCTGTTCGTCATCAGCTACACCATCTACCAAATaaatgtctccatctgttgcGTCTTCATCCTGTTTGCCCTTTCCACTACTGAAAACACCCCTCTGAACCTGGCTTGCATGGCGGTGGAGTGCTACATCGCCATTTGCGTCCCCCTTCGCCACATGCAGATCTGTACCGTCAAGAGAACTTTAATGCTGATTGGTTTAATCTGGGCGACAACCATGTTTTCTGCTCTTGCTGATTTGTTCATCACTTTGGCCACAGAGCCACGGGACTACTTTTATTCCCGACTCTTTTGTCTCCCAAAAACTGTCTTCCCAAATCCAGTTATCATCAAGAAGAGAGATATCACATATTCAGTGTATCTGGTTCTAGTTTGGATCACTATCTTTTACACTTACTTCAGAATCCTGTTAACCGCTAAAACAGCTAGCAAAGATGCTAAAAAGGCCAGAAACACAATCCTCCTCCACGGGTTTCAGGTGCTGCTGTGTATGACACAATATGCAGATTCCCCGTTAAAAGAGGCTCTGTTACAGTGGTTCCCTAAGAACTACACAGACTCCCTTTttagttattatattattatacagaTCCTGCCAAGATCCATTAGTCCTGTCATCTATGGAATACGAGACAAGACTTTCAGGAAGTACCTGAGGAGAAATCTCGTATGTAAAATCAGCACATATTAA
- the LOC114554805 gene encoding odorant receptor 131-2-like — MNASSANVTVVLQYRDSFIKAVIKNVIVVVLGISINYINAGLIHTFCKHQIFYMNPRYVLFIHLVVNDMVQMTLTVILFVISYIIRQINVPICCILILFALSTTENTPLNLACMAVECYIAICVPLRHVQLCTVNRTLILIGSIWATSMFSALADLFITLATEPLDFFYSQVFCQTQTVFPNPVIIKKREITYAVFLVLVWITIFYTYFNILFTAQTASKDAKKARNTIILHGFQLLLCMTTYVAPQLSTVLLQWFPKNYTDSLFSVHLIVQVLPRAISPIIYGVRDTTFRKYLKRYMLCKMSP, encoded by the exons ATGAACGCATCATCTGCCAATGTGACGGTGGTTTTACAGTATCGAGACTCCTTCATTAAAGCTGTGATCAAGAATGTGATTGTTGTGGTTCTCGGGATCTCCATCAACTACATCAATGCAGGCCTCATTCACACCTTCTGCAAACACCAG ATCTTCTACATGAATCCTCGATATGTACTTTTCATTCACCTGGTTGTCAACGACATGGTCCAAATGACATTAACCGTCATCCTGTTTGTCATCAGCTACATCATACGCCAAATAAACGTTCCCATCTGTTGTATCCTCATCCTGTTTGCTCTTTCCACCACTGAAAACACCCCTCTGAACCTGGCTTGCATGGCGGTGGAGTGCTACATCGCCATCTGCGTCCCCCTTCGCCACGTGCAACTCTGTACCGTCAACAGAACTTTAATTCTGATTGGTTCAATTTGGGCGACAAGCATGTTTTCTGCTCTTGCTGATCTGTTTATCACTTTGGCCACAGAGCCACTGGACTTTTTCTATTCCCAAGTCTTCTGTCAAACACAAACTGTCTTCCCAAATCCAGTTATCATCAAGAAGAGAGAAATCACATATGCAGTGTTTCTAGTTTTAGTTTGGATCACTATCTTTTACACTTACTTCAACATCCTTTTCACTGCACAAACAGCTAGCAAAGATGCTAAAAAGGCCAGAAACACAATCATTCTCCATGGGTTTCAGTTGCTGCTGTGTATGACAACATATGTAGCCCCCCAGTTATCAACTGTTCTGCTGCAATGGTTCCCTAAGAATTACACAGACTCCCTGTTTTCTGTTCATCTTATTGTACAGGTCCTGCCACGAGCCATTAGTCCAATCATCTATGGCGTACGAGACACAACTTTCAGGAAGTACCTGAAAAGATATATGTTGTGTAAAATGAGCCCCTAG
- the LOC114553486 gene encoding uncharacterized protein LOC114553486 produces MPLSVKAATPLTLRHRKPKKQFIEPVKPYTTGLPPKSSTPSFVPVSSYPATVSYDSNTAAEQLKATEDLVTLYLTPEDDFTQSPPWSRYVCPHKPKKRSRKRSIDPVKPYTVCFPPKRRSPSFVPDTPYPDTVSGVPNTTAEQLTASKDLESLHRSSSSTPTPYQPPSVTIEREQKTSDETIHAIEVGEVSEDTGLTATAPTSRQTNREATGEGSEDTELTAPVPTSRQTNRGATGEESEDTGLTATQLTPHQPCQAALQEAPEYNVGEYLFNCIYSTEEGTDYVSCIPHTSVITVSDKKCNSANTAITTPVNVLEVNVPFLDKQAVPNYITNNRFEQGGALGGPEQLTLLQSAEFFEYCVNTSPQQPAVADPYKQIQSELAELRKQNNGLMNKLDVLQTANTQLTGLVTDFGTALAIQARANTHLVDMVTGFGTAIASHVSSLNSMLDPMIVCLKNTMNMTPQ; encoded by the exons ATGCCCCTCTCTGTGAAAGCTGCTACGCCCCTAACGCTTCGCCATCGTAAGCCTAAGAAGCAATTTATTgag cctgtgaagccatacacgACCGGTCTCCCGCCCAAAAGTAgcaccccttcctttgttccggTCTCGTCTTACCCGGCCACTGTATCTTATGATagtaacacagcagctgag caactAAAGGCGACGGAAGACTTAGTTACATTGTATTTGACGCCTGAGGACGATTTCACACAGTCACCCCCGTGGAGCAGATACGTATGTCCACACAAGCCTAAGAAGAGATCTAGGAAGAGATCTATTGAt cctgtgaagccatacacgGTCTGTTTCCCGCCCAAAAGAAGAAGCCCTTCCTTTGTTCCAGACACGCCTTACCCAGACACTGTATCGGGTGTTCCTAACACcactgcagag cagctAACGGCAAGCAAAGACTTGGAGTCCTTGCATCGGTCGTCGTCTAGTACACCAACgccctaccagccaccaagtgtcaccattgagagggaacaaaagacatctgatgag ACAATCCATGCCATAGAAGTAGGCGAAGTATCCGAAGACACCGGACTAACAGCGACAGCCCCTACATCACGCCAAACAAATCGTGAAGCTACAGGCGAAGGGTCTGAAGACACAGAGCTAACAGCACCCGTCCCTACATCACGTCAGACAAATCGGGGAGCTACGGGAGAAGAGTCTGAAGACACTGGACTAACAGCAACACAGCTTACACCCCACCAACCGTGTCAGGCTGCTTTGCAGGAGGCCCCTGAATATAATGTAGGTGAATACCTCTTTAACTGTATCTATAGCACCGAGGAAGGCACcgattatgtcagctgtataccacacacctctgtcataactgtgtcagataaaaagtgtaacagCGCTAATACCGCCATAACCActcctgtaaatgtattagAGGTTAACGTTCCATTCCTTGATAAGCAAGCAGTACCTAATTATATTACTAACAATCGGTTTGAACAAGGTGGGGCACTAGGAGGTCCTGAGCAGTTAACATTACTTCAGAGTGCAGAGTTTTTTGAGTATTGCGTTAACACATCCCCTCAACAACCTGCAGTCGCTGACccttataaacaaatacaatcagaattagccgaattacgaaaacaaaacaatggtcttatgaataaattagatgtcttgcaaacagctaacacacaattGACCGGTTTGGTCACAGACTTTGGAACTGCGCTAGCCATTCAGGCCAGAGCTAACACGCATTTGGTTGATATGGTCACAGGCTTTGGCACAGCTATTGCCTCTCATGTcagctctctcaattcaatgctTGATCCTATGATAGTatgccttaaaaacacaatgaatatgACCCCGCagtaa